The DNA segment CAGCTTGAGGATTTCCTTGAGCTCATCGTTCCTCTCGATCAGCGCGGGCAGTTGCCAGATGCCGAGGTAGACCACTGGAACCCCTGATGCCGAGCTATACAGGTAGCCCGTGATGGGCACCACCACGATCAGCGCGTAGAGCAGCAGGTGAGCCGCGTGCGCGGCCTTGGCCTGCCAGGCCGGAGTGCCCGCGGCCGGTGCCGGCGCGCGGTGGGTGGCGCGCCACAGCACGCGCAGCACGGCGATGGCAAAGACGGTCACGCCGATCCACTTGTGCCAGGAAAACAGCTTGAGCTTGAGCATCGACAAGCCCGGAATGCTGGTCATGTACAGGCCCAGCCCGAAGGCGGCGAAGATCAGCAGCGCGATGATCCAGTGCAGGCCGATCGCCGTGGCCCCATAGGCTGACGTCGGCTGCGGCGCTACGGCAGCGCCGGCGTGGGCGCCGGCTTTGGCTTGGGAATGCATGGATAAGGACCCCTGCCCTTGTGGGCGTTTCACAATCTTTTACTGAACGGCAATTACTGCTGCTCCTTGAATTCTCGCATTATTGTGCGGCAGGCAGGTTGCGGAACGGTCTGAAATTCATGGAATCATTCAAACCATTTGAAGTGACATTTCGCCGCAGCTGGCAAGCCGTGCCGGCGCGGGCCGCCCATCAACAAAAAAGCCACCCCCGGGGATGGCTCTTTTTGCAACGCGCCGGCCCGCGGGCCGGGAGAATCACACGCGTTCGGCGAGGCTGACGGCGCGGCCGATATAGGTGGCCGGGGTCATTTCCAGCAGCAGCTTCTTGGCGTCGTCGGGAATCGCCAGGCCGCTGATGAAGGTCTGCAGCGCCTCGCGCGAGATGCCCTTGCCGCGCGTCAGCTCCTTGAGCTGCTCGTAGGGATTGGGCACGCCAAAACGGCGCATGACGGTCTGCACCGGCTCGGCCAGCACTTCCCAGCAGTTGTCGAGGTCTTCGTCCAGGCGCTCGGGGTTGGTTTCCAGCTTGCCCAGGCCGCGCAGGCAGGCCTCATAGGCCAGCAGGCTGTAGCCGAAGGCCACGCCCATGTTGCGCAGCACGGTGGAATCGGTCAGGTCGCGCTGCCAGCGCGACAGCGGCAGCTTTTCCGACAGGTGGCGCAGCACCGCGTTGGCCAGGCCCAGGTTGCCTTCCGAGTTCTCGAAATCGATCGGGTTGACCTTGTGCGGCATGGTCGACGAGCCGATTTCGCCAGCCTTGGTGCGCTGCTTGAAGTAGCCCAGCGAGATATAGCCCCAGATGTCGCGGTTCAGGTCGAGCAGGATGGTATTGGCACGGGCGATGGCGTCGAACAGCTCGGCCATGTAATCGTGCGGCTCGATCTGGATGGTGTAGGGGTTGAAGGTCAGGCCCAGGCGCGTTTCGATCACCTGCCTGGAGAAACCTTCCCAGTCGAAGCTGGGGTACGCCGACAGGTGAGCGTTGTAGTTGCCGACCGCGCCGTTCATCTTGCCCAGCAGTTCCACGCGCTGGATGCGCTCGATGGCGCGCGCCAGGCGTGCCGCCACGTTGGCCATTTCCTTGCCCAGCGTGGTCGGGCTGGCCGGCTGGCCGTGGGTGCGCGAGAGCATCGGCTGGCGGGCATTGGCATGCGCCAGCTCCACCAGGCGCGCGTGCACGCGTTGCAGCGTGGGCAGGATCACGCCTTCGCGGGCGCCCTTGAGCATCATGCCGTGCGAGGTGTTGTTGATGTCTTCCGAGGTGCAGGCGAAATGGATGAACTCGCTCGCGGCTTCCAGCTCGGCGTTGCCCTTGACCTGCTCCTTGAGCCAGTACTCCACGGCCTTCACGTCATGGTTGGTGACCGCCTCGATCTCCTTGATGCGCGATGCGTGGGCTTCGGTGAAGTTGTCCACCAGCGCCAGCAGGGCCGCTTCCGAGGCCGGCGAGAACTTCGGCATGTCGGGCAGGCCGGCTTGCGACAGCGCGATCAGCCAGTGCACTTCCACCTTGACGCGGTTGCGCATGAAGGCCGCTTCCGAGAGCCACTCGCGCAGCGCATCGGCCTTGGAGGCGTAGCGGCCGTCGATGGGAGACAGGGCGGTGAGCGGGGAGAGCGAGGAAGAAGACATGCTGGGAGACCGGAGGGATAGAGGGAAGTGGTTACGCAAGCGTCGCCTGGCGGGCAGATTGCGCAGGCAAAATGGCCGGGCGAGGCCCTCGCGGGCCGAAGTGGCCGGTGACAAGGCGGAACCGGTCTAAAGAGGGGAAAAGACACAAAAACAGGTCCAATTCGCCCAAAAAAGAGAACAATTCGGCGCAAAAACCGACTGACGGCACGACGGAAAGCGGGCATTTTACCATCGTGGCCCGCCTTCTGTGGACGCGTTCGCGGGGCCGCGCAGCTCGCGCGTCTCGGCATGACGACACGGCGGGCAGGCGCCGCGCTCGCCCGGCGCATCCCGGACGGGGCACGGGTATACTCGCGCTCGCCGATCCGCTAGCCTGTTATGAAGTGCATCGGGCATGCCGGCCGCGCAAGGCGCGGCCGATGCACTTCATAACAAGCTCGAGGGGAGTCCATGAAGCTGTATGCATCGCAAACCAGCCCTTACGCGCGCAAGGTGCGCGTCGTGATGGCGGAAAAGAAGATCGATTACCAGATGGTCGAGGTTGACGTGTGGTCGCCGGACACCACCATCTCCCAGTTCAATCCGCTGGGCAAGATACCGTGCCTGGTCATGGAAGACGGCGGCGCGATTTTCGACTCGCGCGTGATCGTCGAATACGTCGACACCCTGACGCCCGTCAGCCGCATGATCCCGCAAGGCGCCCGCGAACGCGTCGAGGTACGCTGCTGGGAAGCACTGGCCGACGGCCTGCTCGATGCCGCCCTGCTGGCGCGCCTGGAACACACGCAGCGCGAGCCCGAGCAGCGCAGCGAGCGCTGGGTCCAGCGCCAGCTCGGCAAGATCGACGCGGCGGTGGCCGCCATCGCCGACGGCCTGGCCGACCGGCCCTGGTGCTCGGGCAACCATTACTCGCTGGCCGACGTGGCCGTGGGCTGCGCGTTGTCGTACCTCGACTTCCGCTTCCCGGACATCGCCTGGCGTGAGCGCCACCCGCGCCTCGCCGTGTACCAGGACAAGCTTGCCAAGCGCCAGTCGTTCATCGACACGGAACCGCCGCGCGCCTGAGCCTTGCGTGCGCCTGCTGCCGCGCGAAGATGAAAAAAAACCGGCCATCGAGCCGGTTTTTTTCATCTCATCGCACTCCGCGCGCCTCACCGGATAATGCCGCCACCCAGGCAGACGTCGCCGTCGTACAGCACCGCGGACTGGCCAGGCGTAACCGCCCACTGCGCCTGCGTGAACGTCAGTTGCAGGGCATCGTCTCCCGCCCCCGTCACCGTGCAGGGCGCATCGCTCTGCCGATACCGCGTCTTGGCCGACAGCGTGGCGCCTGCCGCCGGGCCGGTGCCCGCCACCCACGACAGGTCGGCAGCGTCGAGCGTGGGTGTCAGCAGCCACGGATGCTCATGGCCCTGCACCACATACAGCGTGTTGCTGGCCATGTCCTTGCGCGCCACGTACCAGGCGTCGCCATTGCCCGCGCGGCTGCCGCCCAGGCCGATGCCCTTGCGTTGCCCCAGCGTGTAGAACGCCAGACCGATGTGCTGGCCGACTTCCTTGCCGTCCGGCGTCCTCATCGGTCCCGGCTTGGTCGGCAGGTAGCGGTTGAGAAAATCGCGGAACGGCCGCTCGCCGATAAAGCAGATGCCGGTGGAATCCTTTTTCCTGGCATTGGGCAGGCCGATCTCGGCAGCGATCTCGCGCACGCGCGTCTTGGGCATCTCGCCCAGCGGAAACAGCGTGCGCGACAGCTGCGCCTGGTTCAGCCGGTGCAGAAAGTAGCTCTGGTCCTTGGTGTGGTCAAAGGCCTTGAGCAGCTCGAAGCGGCCAGTGCCGGCACCCACATCCGCCCCCGCTTCGCGCACGCGCGCGTAGTGGCCGGTGGCGATGGTGTCCGCGCCCAGCGACATGGCGTGGTCCAGGAAGGCCTTGAACTTGATCTCGGCATTGCACAGCACGTCGGGGTTGGGCGTGCGGCCGGCCGAGTATTCGCGCAGGAAGTCTGCAAAGACACGGTCCTTGTACTCGGCAGCGAAATTCACCGCTTCCACGTCGACGCCGATGAGGTCGGCCACCGAGACCACATCCAGCCAGTCCTGCCGGGTCGAGCAGTACTCGCTGTCGTCGTCGTCTTCCCAGTTCTTCATGAACAGGCCGATCACCTCGTAGCCTTGCTGCTTGAGCAGCCACGCTGTCACCGACGAATCCACGCCACCCGACATGCCCACCACCACGCGCTTGCCCTGGCTCATGACAGCACTCCGCCGCCCACCACGGAAGGATGGGTGTAGAGCGCGTCGAGCGCGAAGCGCTTGCCCGCCAGATAGTCCTCGATGCAGGCCAGCAGCAGCGGCGTGCGATGGCGCTCGGGGCAGGCACGGATTTCGTCGGCGCTCATCCACACGGTGCGCACGATGCCCACGTCGAGCTGGCGCCCGGCATCGAGCGCGCCCAGCTCGCCGGTAAAGGCGAAGCGCACATAGGTAATGTCGCCGCCCGGGCGCGCGGCCGTGCCGGCCGAGTGCGGGCGGGCCATGTAGCAGCCCAGCAGCGCGCGCGGCTCGAACGTGTGCGCGGTTTCTTCCAGCGTTTCGCGGATGACGGCGTGAATCAGGCTCTCGCCCGGGTCGAGATGGCCGGCAGGCTGGTTCAGCCGCAGGCCGTCGGGCGTTTCTTCTTCCACCAGCAGGAAGCGGCCGCCGCGTTCAATTACCGCGGCAACCGTGACGCTGGCCTTCCAGTCGTGTGACATGATGCACAAATTTTAGGCAATCCGGCATTCTACCGGTTGCCGCCCTTTCGCGCATCCAGCGCATCCGGCGCATCCGGCGCCACGCCCGCGCCAACGCTAGGCCGGCAGCAAAGTGCGCTCCACGTCCTCCACCGCCGGCAGCGAAGCGATCACCTGGTCCAGCCGTTCGCGCAGCGCGCGGCTGGCCGGCACCAGTGGCCGCCTGACCTCGGAACTTGCCAGCCCGCACAATGCCAGCGCGGACTTGACCGGTGCGGGATTGGGCTCGGAGAACAGCAGCGAGATCAACGGCGCCAGGCTCGCGAACAGCGCACGCGCTGCGGCAACACGGCCCTGCGCCACCAGTTGCAACAGCCGCACGAACAGATCCGGGCGGATGTGCGCGCAAGCCGGCACCACGCCGCCGCCACCCGCTAGCAGGTGGTCCAGCATGGCCGCATCCTCGCCGCAGAAGACCGCGAGCCGATCGTTGCCGGCCAGGGCGCGAAGCCCCGCCGCGTCACATTCCTTGACCGCGACGACGCGCGGATGCGCGGCCAGCCGCTGCACCAATGCCGGTGACATATTGCAGCCGGTGCGCTTGGGCACGTTGTAGAGCATCAGCGGGCGCCAGGTGGCATCCGCCACGCGCTCGACGTGCCAGGCAATGCCCTCATCGCCGGGCCGCAGGTAGTACGGCGGCGGCACCAGGTAGCCCGCCAGGTCGAAGCGGTCGAGCTGGCGCACCTGCTCGCAAACCACGCGGGTATCCACGCCGCCAACGCCAGCCAGCACTGGCAGCGCACCGTCCACCGCCTCCAGCACCGCGGCGGTAAACATCAGCCGCTCATCCCGCGTGAGCAAGCCGCCCTCCCCGGTCGTGCCCAGGATGACCAGCCCATCCACGCCGCTGGCCACATAGTGCGCGGCCAGCCGCTGCGCGCAGGCCAGGTCCGGCTCGCCGCCCTGCATCGGTGTCACCAGCGGCAGCCACAACGTCGCGCGGCTGTCTTCGCGCAAGCCCGCCATCATCTCAGTGCGCGGCATGGTCTTGTCCTAGCACCGTGGTGGCGCCGAACTCGGCGGCCGGCAGGGCCATCATGATGGCGTGCATGGCAGCGTCGCGGCCGCCGCGCTCGACTTCCACATGCAGCGTGGTCTCGCCATGGCGGTGGTCCACCTCGACCACGTAGATGCGCGCCAGTTGCCCGATCGCGCGATGCAGCGACTGGCGCAGCGCGAAGACCTGGCTCGACGCCACCGCCAGGCGCAGGCGGATCCAGCTGCGCGCGGTGTCCACGCCAAGCGCGGGCGCGACGGCCTGCGCGGCTTGGATGCCGGATGCGTCAAGGCGCGCGGTGCGGGATCCGGTGCGGGTAAGACGACGGCGTGGCACGCAAGCAAAGGCCACGGCAAGGCTCGACTGTCGCATTTGAGCGGGACCCGCGCTGGGCGGGTCGTCTGTTGGAGATGCAACCATGCTATGCATGGCCGCCTCAAGTTGATGCAGTAATCGCCGCCGCCGCCATCAAAATGTCATCAAGATGGCGCGGCATGCTCAGAACGTCTTGGTGAGCGACGCGAAGGCGGCTGCCTTGCCGATATAGCGGCCGGGCACATTGGTGTAGACCGACTTGTTGGCATTGGTGTCGATATAAGCGATCGCCAGCGCAAAACCCTTGCCCAGGTCCTTGGTCAACCCCAGCTTCCAGTCCGTGTACGAGGCGTCCGTGACATTCCTCACCTTCTGGTAGCCGACGTGCGCATTGAGTGTCAGGTCCCAGACGTTCAGCGGCACATTGGCCGACAGGTCTACGTAGTAGCTGTTCTTGCTGTCGTTGAAGCCGAACAGGTTGGTCACCGCGTGCGAGTATTTCAGGAACACCGGGCCGTAGCCGATGCCGCCGTACAGCTCCGTCGTGTACGGGCGTGTGTAGCCGGCCGGATAGTCGCCGGGATAGTAGTACTCCAGCACGCCCACGTCGTAGTTCCATTCGAGCCCGCCCAGCATGATGGTGTTCTTGAAGCCGCCGTAGAAGTCCATCTCGATCGGCGCCGACACCTTGGCGTTGCTGTCGCCAAGCCAGCTGATGCTGGAGTTCCAGTTACCCACGTAAAGGCCGCTCGAATGCGTGTAGTCGAACCCGCCCTGGATCGCCGGGCGGCGGTTGGACTGCATCAAGCCCCGGTAGCGATATTCGCTGGCCAGCGTGACGTTGGCCGTGAAAGTGTGCGGCGACGCGTCGGCTGATGCGGCGGCGGCTGCTGCATCGGGTGTGCCCTGCGCGAAGGCGGCCGGCGTGGCGAGAAGCGTGGCGCAAGACAGGGTGGCGAGACAGGCGTGCGAAACGTTGAAGCGAAGAGCAGTCATGGATAACTTGGCAATGGGAAGAACTTCGATCGGTGGACAGCCACGCATGAGGCGATGGCCGAAGCCACGGCGAGCGTCAGGATGAGAGTGGCCGCGGCGCGACCGGAACAGTACGGGCACGCGCCTAAAATCGGTGTCAAGAAAATACCGGCCCGCCAAGGGATGGCGTAAAAATCGTAAAGGGAGGAACGTCCCGGCATGCCCCGGGATGAACCAACAGGGTCCGAGAGGCGGTGATGCGGTTGCGCAAAAGCCGACCAGCCGGTCACCACATATCTTCAGATTCCTGTAAGCTGCGAAAAAATTGTGCGCTGCGTTCGGCCTGGCCGGGCGCATGGCAGACACAAAGGGCAGACACAAAAGGGCCAAAGACGTCCGCCCGCCTAGCAGATCAGTGGCATTGTCAGAATGAGCCGAAGCGGTTCTGGTCAGGCGCGTTGCCATGTCGTAGCAGTCGTACGACCAGCTCGCGCGCCAACGCCAGAATCATTTTGACAGCGCCTCAAAGACGCCAGCAAAAAGGAGAAATTGACGATGCACATCGGCATCCCGCAGGAGACGCGGGCAGGTGAGACTCGTGTCGCCG comes from the Cupriavidus basilensis genome and includes:
- a CDS encoding cytochrome b translates to MHSQAKAGAHAGAAVAPQPTSAYGATAIGLHWIIALLIFAAFGLGLYMTSIPGLSMLKLKLFSWHKWIGVTVFAIAVLRVLWRATHRAPAPAAGTPAWQAKAAHAAHLLLYALIVVVPITGYLYSSASGVPVVYLGIWQLPALIERNDELKEILKLVHIWLNYLMAVIVVVHAAAAIKHQFIERDGTLARMLPFLK
- the purB gene encoding adenylosuccinate lyase; this encodes MSSSSLSPLTALSPIDGRYASKADALREWLSEAAFMRNRVKVEVHWLIALSQAGLPDMPKFSPASEAALLALVDNFTEAHASRIKEIEAVTNHDVKAVEYWLKEQVKGNAELEAASEFIHFACTSEDINNTSHGMMLKGAREGVILPTLQRVHARLVELAHANARQPMLSRTHGQPASPTTLGKEMANVAARLARAIERIQRVELLGKMNGAVGNYNAHLSAYPSFDWEGFSRQVIETRLGLTFNPYTIQIEPHDYMAELFDAIARANTILLDLNRDIWGYISLGYFKQRTKAGEIGSSTMPHKVNPIDFENSEGNLGLANAVLRHLSEKLPLSRWQRDLTDSTVLRNMGVAFGYSLLAYEACLRGLGKLETNPERLDEDLDNCWEVLAEPVQTVMRRFGVPNPYEQLKELTRGKGISREALQTFISGLAIPDDAKKLLLEMTPATYIGRAVSLAERV
- a CDS encoding glutathione S-transferase family protein produces the protein MKLYASQTSPYARKVRVVMAEKKIDYQMVEVDVWSPDTTISQFNPLGKIPCLVMEDGGAIFDSRVIVEYVDTLTPVSRMIPQGARERVEVRCWEALADGLLDAALLARLEHTQREPEQRSERWVQRQLGKIDAAVAAIADGLADRPWCSGNHYSLADVAVGCALSYLDFRFPDIAWRERHPRLAVYQDKLAKRQSFIDTEPPRA
- the mnmA gene encoding tRNA 2-thiouridine(34) synthase MnmA, translated to MSQGKRVVVGMSGGVDSSVTAWLLKQQGYEVIGLFMKNWEDDDDSEYCSTRQDWLDVVSVADLIGVDVEAVNFAAEYKDRVFADFLREYSAGRTPNPDVLCNAEIKFKAFLDHAMSLGADTIATGHYARVREAGADVGAGTGRFELLKAFDHTKDQSYFLHRLNQAQLSRTLFPLGEMPKTRVREIAAEIGLPNARKKDSTGICFIGERPFRDFLNRYLPTKPGPMRTPDGKEVGQHIGLAFYTLGQRKGIGLGGSRAGNGDAWYVARKDMASNTLYVVQGHEHPWLLTPTLDAADLSWVAGTGPAAGATLSAKTRYRQSDAPCTVTGAGDDALQLTFTQAQWAVTPGQSAVLYDGDVCLGGGIIR
- a CDS encoding NUDIX hydrolase, whose translation is MSHDWKASVTVAAVIERGGRFLLVEEETPDGLRLNQPAGHLDPGESLIHAVIRETLEETAHTFEPRALLGCYMARPHSAGTAARPGGDITYVRFAFTGELGALDAGRQLDVGIVRTVWMSADEIRACPERHRTPLLLACIEDYLAGKRFALDALYTHPSVVGGGVLS
- the dapA gene encoding 4-hydroxy-tetrahydrodipicolinate synthase; translation: MPRTEMMAGLREDSRATLWLPLVTPMQGGEPDLACAQRLAAHYVASGVDGLVILGTTGEGGLLTRDERLMFTAAVLEAVDGALPVLAGVGGVDTRVVCEQVRQLDRFDLAGYLVPPPYYLRPGDEGIAWHVERVADATWRPLMLYNVPKRTGCNMSPALVQRLAAHPRVVAVKECDAAGLRALAGNDRLAVFCGEDAAMLDHLLAGGGGVVPACAHIRPDLFVRLLQLVAQGRVAAARALFASLAPLISLLFSEPNPAPVKSALALCGLASSEVRRPLVPASRALRERLDQVIASLPAVEDVERTLLPA
- a CDS encoding TorF family putative porin, with product MTALRFNVSHACLATLSCATLLATPAAFAQGTPDAAAAAASADASPHTFTANVTLASEYRYRGLMQSNRRPAIQGGFDYTHSSGLYVGNWNSSISWLGDSNAKVSAPIEMDFYGGFKNTIMLGGLEWNYDVGVLEYYYPGDYPAGYTRPYTTELYGGIGYGPVFLKYSHAVTNLFGFNDSKNSYYVDLSANVPLNVWDLTLNAHVGYQKVRNVTDASYTDWKLGLTKDLGKGFALAIAYIDTNANKSVYTNVPGRYIGKAAAFASLTKTF